The following is a genomic window from Oncorhynchus masou masou isolate Uvic2021 chromosome 6, UVic_Omas_1.1, whole genome shotgun sequence.
tttgaagaatctcaaatagagaatatatttagatttgttgaaaaaaaaattggttactacatgattacatatgtgttatttcacattTGTGATGTCTCTTAtatgtcactattattctattattattattctaaaGATATAGTGGTGAAAAAAATACCAAATtgacatacttgagtaaaagtaaagataccttaataggaaatgactcaagtaaaagtaacgcagtaaaatactacttgagtaaaagtcaaagtatttggttttaaatatacttaactatcaaaagtaaatgtaattgcaaaacggtactttagtatcaaaagtaaaagtataaataatttcaaattcaaatattaagcaaaccagatggcacaattgttaattattttgacatttgcagatagccagggtcacactccaacccTCAGACATTcagaaacaaagcatttgtgtttattgAGTTCTGTCaaggggtgcgtaactggtggcatGGAAGTCAaatgcaggagagcagaacttggtAAATAGCCAGAGCCGTTTAGTGTACATAACTACCGGCATACAAAAGTAACAAAACACATGGGCACAAAAACCCGTATCGCACCAGTCACATAAAGCACAcgtacttacaataaacaatacccgacaaggacatggggaaacagagggaacatATACAACATGTAATTAGGTTATTGAAACCAGGTGAGTGCGACAACCAGACAAAAAAATGTAACATGAAAAATAGATTGatggtgtcgtgtctttggctatgccggattaactGATATTACATGCTattttataaaataatttattggtaattaatatcacctgattgagctaatcatgtaaatgtaattaactagagagtcgggcaccatgAACAAATATTtacagagctgttatcttccaaataaactcttaaagacctagtaatactttacatcaatagcagtcaatatcaatcgtcaccttaattcagtctcatctgaaagatGTGAATTCTTAGtcatctgcacgaaccctggctaacaatttgaaacagcaatacaaaattgtgtTTTAATTATTTacttactaaatacctaactaatcacacagaattacacatacacatatttaaatcataacttgtttacaaattacgtcataaaggaaaacgtccctagcaggcggaacagatatgaccgCTTGTTGCACAAATGGAAAGGGATGGGTTTgtgtgaaagagcgggaagactgagggacacagggagaagctgtgctatcgtaaatgcAATATCTGATGCATTCTAagttaccgcccatttggaaaaggaaaatgcaataaatatttactctgagctgcgcttcggtaggttggtggtagatggaaggccgttttgccaaaccgagtcctttgaagaatgtctctggttgtcaattgaatACGTTATAGTAACGTCTTTGTGTgatagatgggatactctgtctgttccttcctaaggGGGAAataggtatttatgactgtcataaacctatcccccaggccaacgtcatgacaatggctagaagaccggtgacgtcgacctccgaacaccgcccgaacaaggagaggaaccgacttcggtagaagtaGTGACAAGTCCGCCAGACCAGAGGTAGAAGACATGAccatgttctcttgataagtgtgtaaatTGGACCAATtctgttctgctaagcattcaaaatgtaatgtgtactgttgggtgtcagggaaaatgtatgaagtaaaaagtacataatttcctttaggaatgtagtaaagttaaagttgtcaaaaatatacacagtaaagtacagatacccccaaaaaatgtcttatgtagtactttaaagtatttttacaccactgcataaAAAATACAACTATCTTTGTAGTTATAGGTAACCAGATTGTGAATACAGCTAAATTACTAACTCTTTGACCACACTGCTTCCTTTAAAAGctcttggaactacccatcccagatccgggagaattgtcatcaactacactaattagcatagcgcaacggtcaaaaAAATATTACTcgaaatattcatattcatgaaatcacaagtgaaatatagtgaaacacagcttaacCTTTTGTTAAtaaccctgtcatctcagattttgaaattatgctttacagccaaagcaagacaagcgtttgtgtaagtttatcaatagcctagcatagcatgtcgcaaaaatcagaaaagcaatcaaattaaccgtttacctttgatgatcttcggatgttttcactgacgagactcccagttagacagcaaatgttccttttgttccataaagattatttttatacccaaaatacctccttttgttttcacagacaatatttttacagttttggaaactttagagtgttttctatcctaagctgtcaattatatgcatattctagcatctggtcctgagaaataggcggtttactttgggaacgttatttttccaaaaataaaatagtgccccctagtttcaagaggtttttaaGAGTCCATCTTGGGCTAGCCTGTGTCTGACGAGCTAACTTACCTTGGCTAGCGGGCTTATAAACAGCAGTGACTCAACATTTGAATTAAAAATTCATGTGGAAGTAATTTGTTGAGTATTTTAACATAATTTGGTGAATAAATAAACGTAATACTTACATTTAACAAAGACATTCCTTATTCCTCTAGAACATTTTCTCCCAAGGTGGGACTTCAGTCCTCCATTAATTCAGAATTTGGGGAATTTTCGCAGCGACCCAAGGTTTTATGGGATAGCCTATTTTACGGGATAGGGAACGAAAAAGCAAAGGCAGTAGAAGTATGCACCCCTGTGTCTtgggacatttcacattcatatgTTTTGGAATCCATAGTGATAAATGGAGGACTCATCATGGACGGTAAATGGCATAGATACacagatgagtcctctatctctaTGTTGGAATTGAATTTGAAAAATGACAGTTGTGTTCTGTACTTGCTATACACCCTAGATAGAACACAAGTATGCATTTTTAAACACAGCCAGTGTCCTGTCTTTCAGGTTGTTTTCAAACCAAATGCAGGCCAATTGCAAATAGTCTACAAATTAATAATGAATGATCAATATAGTTGAAAGCTTTAACAGGTCTATAAAAATGGGCAGTACAATGCTGCCTTTTGTCCATGCAATTTACAGTGTAATTTTGCACCAAAGAAGCAGCAGAAATAGTGCTGCAGGCCAAATGACTTGGCCTGAAACCAGACTGATGGACACTTACTTTACATTTTGAAGCTGTAAAATATTTAATTTATACTTACTTTCTACATATCATAATCATTCAACATGCAGGGCTCCTTCATTCATTGTAGACTATATGTTTACTTCTCTAaagattcttcaaaataaatgTGCACTGTAAATACAATTGGCAATATAGACTACGGGGCTGGCGATGCAGTCTGTCTGGTCGGGTTCATCCCCAGTCCTCAGGGCCTTGACACAGGCTGCTCACTGTCAATGTGGACAAGTAGGATTAAGAGAATGCAATATCAAAGCAATGTCCTCGCTGCAGAACATATTGTTGCATGACCTGTGTAGTTACTTCTAACATGGCTGATTTATTAttgattaaacacacacacacacacacagatgcacatacACGTGaatgcacacagagagagagagagagatcgtgaCACAGAAAGCTAGAGAGATATACACACATGTATCCTCATATTACTCTTCTGGGAGAGAGTGTCAGAGTCAGTGTCAAGGAGATGGAGCATAACATGGAGACGCTTCCCAACCACAACAGTGAGACGTGATAAAGAGGTGCTCTCCTGGGACGTAGAACTACATAAATCTCTGTGTCCTGTGTGTCCTAAACAGCTCCAGAAGAAACagtacattttgtgtgtgtgtgtgtgtcctgagcAGATCCAGAAGATACATGGGTAGTAGAGCTCCGGGGTCTTCCATTCCACCTGAACATCATTGATCAAGAACATAATAGGATATCGAGCACAATTCAATTAAGCACTAGCAATGGGTTATTTAATGAAAACCTGCAGCAGATTCCAATCTTACCCCTGGGTGCACGTTTAGTTGTTTgccctagcattacacagctgattcaaatcatcaaagcttgatgatgagttggttatttgaatcagctgtgtcgtgctagggcaaaaaaaacCTGGTCTATCCCTGAAAGTgtagcaagacagagagagagctgacagTGATACATAGTATAAGAAGACTGGTATAGGGAAGGTGAGTAAGAAAGACACAAACATCTGAATGAAGATTATTTTCAagcaaataaatacaaatcatgATGTCCAACTGAAGATTAATTTAAGATTCCTTTATTTTTTAGATAATGCCTCGTACAATGCTCTTGACTCATACAATGCCTAATAAATGTGTTCAGTGAACgtaaaatataatataatgtgaAAATAAATCCCAGTACGTTGACCATTATTCAATGACTTGAAACAGATCATTTTAATGTGCTTTGCTCATATATTGTATGCATATCCAGCGTATCATTTCTCATACATATAACTCCAGGACTATATATTCTCTTGAATACAGGATTTGAAAAGTTTGAATGAAAACATAACAGTCTTCTAGAACTTATAAATCCATACAAGGTCTAGTCTCTTGCGGCAGACTGTTGCACACGCACGATTTGGTTCCGGGTTCCAAGACTCTGGACTGCATGATAGTATAATAGGGACAGCATGACACATTCAGATCATCAGATAGAATATGACATCATCAAAATCAAAAGTCCATACTTCCCAGCTTGTTTTGAAAGTTTAAATCGAACAGACAGAAATTATTTAAAATTGATAACCAATGTCTAAAGAGCAGAGCTGtatagatttttttaaacattatttaCATAGAAATTAAAGTTAACTAATACAAGGGTTTTTAGGTCATTTTGAAAAATCTGCCATATAATGTATTTCATCCATGACGCCGACTAGCCGTACTTCTCATTTATAATATCCAACAGGAGGTTGAGACCAGAAAAATACCATCCCTGTGGTCATCAGTCCTGTCATTGTGAGTGTTTGAGATCGACTACAATACATTGGAGTCGGACTTCACGTgatcactgatctacaaatcaccttgcatcccAAATAACTACACATTCTCTGATCAATATTAGCCATTCTGCGTCTGGAGCCTTTCTCAAACTGATCCCCTCAAACGCGCTTAagattctctcccctcccctctcctctcctcatcccaccTCTCTTATCCAAGGTAAGGATGATCACTCTGGAAGTTGTAGTCTGGACACACTTTCTGCACAAGCTTATAATCGATACTGAAGAAGGAGATGAAGATGCAGATGACTTTAAATGGTTTGGCGCAGAGCCAGGCGGCATGGGACTGAGTGTGCTCTGAGAAGCAGGTCTGGGAGGGGTCGTAGAGGCAGGGCTTGGGCTTCTTGGAACGGTTGGTCTTCTCGTACTCCACCCGGCAGTTGAAGGTCTTTATCTCTTTGGGGTCGATGGTGGACTGGTGCGGGGtctgttgttgggtgatctgGGTGAGCTCTGGGTGGAGCTGAGCGTGGAGGCCTGGTTGGTGGTGCTGCAACACCTCGAACTCCACCACCTTGGTGGGAGGGACAATACTGACAGAGACGTTACCGAGACTGGACGAGTTGTGGCGGAAGTAGACGGTGAACGTGCCGTTTATGTGGTCCACGATCTTCCCCGTGACCAAGAGGCTGAACTTCATGGTCTTCACGTTGAAGTAGAAATCCCCCCAGCCGAAGATCTTCTTGGTCTTCTGGGCCGTCTTAAGTGAGGGTTTGCGTTTGTTGCGGTAGCCTGTCTGGTCGAGTAGGAGCGACTGATTACGAGCCCAGTCGTAGGGGTTAAAGAAGCTGTAGGTTGGGGTTTTCAGAGGAGGCTTCATGGGCGGGTTGCCGACCCCGTCCATGCTGGTGGAGAAGATGCGGGAGGTGGTTTGGTATGGGGGTTTGGCCCCTCCGCCGGTGCCGACGGCTCCCTCTCCCATACCATACGGTAGCGTCTTCATCACTGAGCCTGCTGGACCCAGGTCTAGTCCAGGGTAGCCCTTGGCCACCTGCTTCTCCAGTCCCTGTGcctgaggagaaggagagagaaagagagaggggggagagagttaaTGTCAAGGAATATTGATTATCATTT
Proteins encoded in this region:
- the LOC135541162 gene encoding neurexophilin-2-like, which produces MKVLGWTIVILSQWILRKAQGLEKQVAKGYPGLDLGPAGSVMKTLPYGMGEGAVGTGGGAKPPYQTTSRIFSTSMDGVGNPPMKPPLKTPTYSFFNPYDWARNQSLLLDQTGYRNKRKPSLKTAQKTKKIFGWGDFYFNVKTMKFSLLVTGKIVDHINGTFTVYFRHNSSSLGNVSVSIVPPTKVVEFEVLQHHQPGLHAQLHPELTQITQQQTPHQSTIDPKEIKTFNCRVEYEKTNRSKKPKPCLYDPSQTCFSEHTQSHAAWLCAKPFKVICIFISFFSIDYKLVQKVCPDYNFQSDHPYLG